The sequence below is a genomic window from Armatimonadota bacterium.
GGTGGCATCACCCAGCACATCGGCGCGTACCAGGTCACTCTGCCGGAAGGCGTCATCACCTTCCTGGATACCCCCGGCCACGCCGCCTTCACCAACATGCGGGCCCGTGGGGCCCAGGTCACGGACATCGCGATCCTGGTCGTTGCCGCCGATGACGGCATCATGCCGCAGACCATCGAAGCGATTCAGCACATTCAGGCCGCAAACGTTCCGATGATCGTCGCTGTCAACAAGATCGACAAGCCCGGCGCAAACCCGGACCGCGTTCTGACGCAGTTGACGGAGCACAACGTCGTTCCCGAATCGTACGGTGGCCAAACCATCACCGCCAACGTCTCGGCCATGACCGGCGAAGGCGTTCCCGAATTGCTGGAACTCATCCTCCTCCAAGCCGAAATCATGGAACTGAAGGCGGACCCGAAGGGGACGCTCGAGGGCACCGTCATCGAGGCGAAGCTGGAGAAGGGCCGCGGCCCGGTCGCCACGCTCCTCATCGAGGAAGGCACTCTGCACTCCGGCGACGCGCTGGTGGTCGGTAACACGTTCGGCCGCATCAAGGCGATGACCGACTACTTGGGCGAAAAGATGTCCGAAGCCGGACCGTCGACGCCGGTTGAGATCCTCGGTCTGAACGAAGTTCCGGCCGCCGGTGACAAGATCGAATTCTTCCCCGACGAGCGCTCGGCCCGTATCGAAGCCGAAGGTCGCGTCGCCAAGGAGCGCGCCCGATCGCTCACCAGTGGTGGACGTGGACTCACGCTTCGCGACCTGCGAAACCGAATGCAGGACGACGGTATGCGAGAGCTCAACCTCATCGTCAAGGCCGACGTTCAAGGCTCGGTCGAAGCGGTCAAGGGCATGCTCGAAAAGGTCAAGAACGAGGAAGTCGAGGCCAAAATCATCCTCAGCGGCGTCGGCCAGATCACCAAGGCGGATATCGACCTCGCGGCCGCATCCGACTCGATCGTCGTCGGCTTCAACGTGAAGCCGGAAGGCGAAGCCAAAAAGGAAGCCGAGAAGCGAAAGGTCGAAATTCGAACCTACACGATCATTTACGAACTCATCGAAGACATCGAAGCCGCCGTCAAGGGCATGCTTGCACCGAAGTTCGAGGAGCAATTCATTGGCGAGGCTGAGATTCGACTCCGCATGTCCTTCTCCAAGAAGGGCGTCATTGCCGGGTGCTACATCACCGAAGGCAAGGTCATGCGCGGTGCGAAGGCCAAGGTCTACCGCGGAAAGGACCTCATTCACGACGGCGACATCGTCACCCTCAAGCACTTCAAGGACGATGTCCGCGAAATGAACATGGGCCAGGAATGCGGTATGACGTTCGGCGATTGGGAAGGATTTGAAGAAGGCGACCGAGTCGAAGCCTTCGAAGTCGTTCAAGTTAACGCGTAACCATGATTGCGATCCGCGCCTTTTATAAGTTCGTCGCCATGACGCCTGAGCGGGCCGATGAGGTCACCGCTCAGATCAAGGCGCTGTGCGAGGAACTAGAATTCAAAGGCGCGATCACCTTCGCAACCGAAGGCATCAACGGCACCGTTTCGGCGTCGCCGGAGAACATGGAGGCGTTTTGGCGAGCGCTGACTTCCCTGCCCGAGTTTCCCGACGTGGATTACAAGGATTCGTCGCACGAAGAGCATCCGTTCCGTAAACTGCGCATCCGCCACCGAAAGGAGATCATCACGATCAAGGATCCGGCGGTCGATCCGACCAAGGTGGTGGGCACCTACGTTTCGCCTGCCGAATGGAACGACCTGATCTCCGATCCCGACGTCTTGGTCCTGGACACCCGCAACCACTATGAGTATGTCGAGGGCACCTTCGAGGGTGCCGTCGATCCCAATACCCGTAACTTCTCCCACCTGCCCGCTTGGGTGGACCAAAACCTCGATCCGTCGAAGGTCAAGAAAGTGGCGATGTTCTGCACCGGCGGAATCCGGTGCGAAAAGGCGTCGGCGATGATGCTTCAGCGCGGCTTCAAAGAGGTGTATCACCTCAAAGGTGGGATTCTGAAGTACCTGGAAGAGATCCCCGAAGGCGAGTCGAAGTTCACTGGCAGTTGCTTCATCTTCGACGATCGCGACGCGATTCTCACCGGGTTGAAGTCCGAGAAACGCAAATTCGACCAGAACAAGCTGGACGAGACCGTCGAGTATTACAGGCCTTCGTAAACGCACCGCCAAAAGTCCGTAAACACCTTCGGTGGTTCCGGCGAGGTCATCATACGCTGGGTCATCAGGACTCCACAGAGGTCATTTGATGGATCGGAGTAGGCCGAAGTGCCGAAGCCACCATCCCATCCGTACCGCCCCGGAACCTGCCACGGTTCTTCACCGCCAATGCATATGGCGCCGCCAAAGCCCCAACTACTGTGGTCACCAAAAAATATTTCACCTCCTATGCGCTGGGACGGCACTAAGCGGTCAGACATCATCATGGATATGCTTGATTCGGAAAGGACGCCCTGTCCCTTCCTCAGCAACATCCTGCAGAAACTCAGGTAGTCGCTTGCGGTGGAAACCAAGCCACCAGAGCCAGATTGGAAGGCAGGAGGAGTTGCAATTTCGCTTGACGAGCCGGCCGCATCGAAGACCTGAAGCCCGCCTTCGTTCGGCCAAAGAAGGGCAGGCAGACGATGATGCTTGCTTTCTGGAACACTGAAACCGGTGTCCGCCATCCCGAGCGGTTGGAAGAGGCGCTCTCTCATGAAGTCTTGGAGACTCATTCCCGACACTCGCGAAATTAGGATGCCAAGAACATCCGAACCTGTATTGTAGAGCCATCGTTCCCCAGGTTGATGCATTAGGGGTAGTGCGCCGAGGCGACGCATGAATTCGTCCTGCCCCGGAGCTCGGGACAGTCTTGGCGGTCCATCACCACCTAAATTCCCTTCAGCAATGGGCTTCTGAATCGGGTAGGTGCCTGGCATGGCCATGACGCTCCCAAATCCAAATGTAAACGTTTGGAGATCACGAAAAGTAATGGGTCGGTTTGCGTGAACCGTATCGTTCAACTCCGAACCGATGTCCCGCAATACTTGACGATTAGCCAATTCTGGAAGCCATGGCTCAACCGAATCATCGAGCCCGATCTTGCCATCATCGACGAGGATCATCCCCACCGCGGCAGTTACTGGCTTGGTAATCGAGGCAATCCGAAAGATCGTATCGAGTTCGACGTTTCCAAACGCCATCTGATGAACACTATCGCCGTGGCTAACCAAAGCAACAATGCCTGGCACTTCGCCGCCGACGACATGGCTCTCCATTTTCGCAAACAACCGGTCTAAATTCATAACTGATTGTAAGCCCAAATGGGTTACCAGAAGTCGTACGTTGCGAGCTAACGTTCCAGGTTTGCACCGGGATTCGGAGCGTCTCCGGGCTTTAGGGTACTCCTTCGCCCTAATCTTAGCGGCCCTAGTATCCCCTCAGAATTTTCCCGAGCTTCGACAGTCTGAATCTTTCAATCTTCATTCATTCCGTAATCTTGACCCAATGAACAGAGAAGCACCCTGGCCACCAACGAGAGTGCCCCAAAAAGCTCTGGATGAGCATCCTAACCTCCGATTGAGTCCCCTGTCTTTATCACAAACAGGACGATGAGACAAAAAAAGACCGCCCTCTCGGGCGGCCTTTGGTGCTCATTAGTGTCGGATTTAAGATCGGTTGCCGCGCAGGGCCTGCTGAGCGCGAGCCTGTTCCAGCTTCGTTCGCAGAGCCTTGTGGGTTCGGTGCAGTCGTGAGCGGATCGTGCCCACCGGAGCACCGAGCATCTCGGCGATTTCCGTGTACGGAACCTGCTTCACGTCGGCCAATTCGATTAGCTCTCGCTGATCCGGCGAAAGCGCGTCGAGAGCTTCCTGAAGCGGCTCGCTGTAGGCGTTCTCGATGAGCTGTTGCTCCGGCGAAGGACCATCGTCAGCCACTTCGAAGTGGATCGTGTCTCCGCCCACTTCGGCCGGAATTGAATTGTCATAGCTGACCGTCTGCACGCGTCGGCGTCGGTTGCGCAGAAGGTCCAGGTAGAGCCTCGTCACGATTCGGAAAATCCAGTTCTCGAACGGGCGATCTCCCTCATAGTCGTTGAACGACCGGTAGGCTCGATAGTAGGCTTCCTGCGTCAGGTCCTCTGCGTCGGGCCGATTTCCACTGAGGCGATAGGCCATGTTGTAGACCTTTCGATAGGTCTCATCCATCAATTGATTGAATCGGACCGTTTCTTTTTCGTTCAGTGCATAGGTTGTTGTCATTAGCTTTACTCCTCCTTTTGGTTCAAAGCTGCTTGCTCTGATAAGTTAAACGAGATATGTCATCGGAATGTTCCACATTTTTGAGTTTTTTGATATTAAGTAGCTTGAGCCTATGGGACTCAAGTCCCATAATCCTACCGGTCGGTAGTTCAAGACTTCTGTAGAAAAGGTAACGGGCGAGACTCCACCGGAGTTTCACTCAAACTACTATACGCACATAGTTTCGTCATTTACGGCATGGAAACATCAAATTTGGAAGCAGTGCGGGGATTTAGTACCCTTATGCGCCTCCGCCTGTCGGCGCGAATTTGTCGTAACCTTTGGGCAGTTCGAACGGTCGATTAGGCTCAAATGTGTTCCAAACCAGTTTCGAAATGTTCCTCAAAGCGACAAGCCCATCGTTATCGTGGACCCAGCGCTGGTCCTGCTGATCGGCCGTATACATGGCCAAAACGTACGGGCGCGAGGCGTAGACGATGGCCACTTCCGACCGGCTTTGGTTGACTGAACCCGTCTTCGAGCACACTTTCACATCGATCGGGCACATCGTCGGCGTAATGTCGTCCCAGTATTGGCGCGACAGAATCCTCAGTAGCTTCTCGCATACCGCCGGGCTCGCGGCCTTATGCTGGTACAGCAATTCGTATAGTCTCGCCTGCTCGCGCGGAGTAGTCATGCCCCACCCGAACTTTTGTTGCCACACGCTCTCTTGGTTGTCGCGGTCTGTGCGGTGGCCAAGAATCTTGGTATGGAGCAGGCCAAGCTTCTCCATCCTTTGGTTGACAGGCTTACTCCCGATGAAGTCCTGCATTGTCATCGTCGCCGTGTTGTCGCTCACACCGATCATCAGATTCACGTACCCGTCGATGTCCAGCGATGTCCCGTCCTTCATCAAATAGGTCCACATGCTCGCCTGCCGCTTCTCGGTGGGGAGTAGCGGGTACTTGTCGGTCATCTTGTGCTGACCTTCGTCCACCTCGCACAGTGCCTCCAAGGCAACGGAGGTCTTGATGGTCGAGGCTGTCGGGAAAATGTCCTCACCATTAAAGGAGATGCGTTTGCCGGTCGTCAGATCGACCACGCAGTAGCCCAGCCTTCCCCGAAACGCCTTAGCTATGGCCGTCAGGTCCTTCTCAAGCTTGGTGAGGTTAGGCGGAGTCGAAGAGAGGGCGAGGAACGCAGGAACCATGAGGCTAGATTACTTCAGCGGATAGCTTAGAGCCTTCAGCCTTTCTGGCCAATGGCCAAGATGTCTCTCTGGCGAGAGAGACCGGTGAGCGTTATGCGAACCGAGAGAGTCGTCTTTAGCCTTCGAGACTTGCCTCGAAGGCTAGAGCGCGAATAAATTCGCGCAGTCCAAAGGCCGCTTTCCGAAATTACTCCGCCATCATTGCTCGCAGGCCGCCAAAGTCCCCGTTGCTAAACGTCACGACCAGATCGCCAGGCTGGACCACATCCTCCAGCCAATCCCGAACGTACTTCCCCCAATCCGACTCTTTGCCTTGCTCAAGCGAAAGAACAAAAGCCGGGACCTTGAATTGGCTCCGGAGCCAATCCAAATCCAATCGTTCGGAATCCGAATATCTCCACGGTCGATCCAAGGCTCCAATCGCAACGCCGGAAGCCTTGGCGAAGCAGTCAACAATTTCCTGTTGGTAAAAGCGTCGCGTCGTGGTGTTGGTCCGGGGTTCGAAGCAAGCGATCAACCTTCTGTTCGGATACCGAGCAATTAGGGCATCGATTGTCTCGCGGATCGCGGTCGGATGATGGCCGAAATCGTCGATCACCAGCGCGCCCCGCCAGGTTCCCTTTTCCTGCATCCGTCGCTTGGGCGGAAGATAAGACGCCGCTCCCGACTGCAACTGATCGAGCGGCATTCCCAGCCGATGCCCGCAGACGAGCGCCACCAACATGTTGAGGGCATTGAACCGGCCATTGGCCGGACTCGCGAACTCGCCAAACTTTTCGCCGTTCCGCAGAACCGTAAAACGAGAGCCTTCCGGCGACTCCTCAAGGTCCACAACCCGCCAGAAGCAAGAGTCCCCAAAGCCGAACGTCTCCACCGGGGAGCAAGCAACTTTCAGAACCTCCGCGACAACGGGATCATCGCCATTGGCCAAGACCAAGCCATTGCGTGGCACCAACCGAATGAAGAGCCGGAACGACTTCTTGATCGCCTCCAAGTCATCGAAGATATCCGCGTGGTCGAACTCGATGTTATTCACCACCGCGATGTCGGGCCGATAATGCATGAACTTCGACCGCTTGTCGTAATACGCCGAATCGTATTCGTCTCCCTCAATGACGAATACATCGCTCTCGGCCGGAAGGCAGGAAACGGAAAAGTTACCCGGCACTCCGCCGATCATAAAGCCTGGTCGAAGCTCGCCAACCGTCAGCATATTGGCCGTCATCGCCGTCGTCGTGGTTTTTCCGTGCGTTCCCGCAATCACCACACTGGTCCGCTTGCCGATCAGTTGCTGGGCGACCAACTCCGGCAGAGAGATCAAGTCCAGCTTGTGCTCCAACGCGAACTCTAACTCCTCGTTGCCTCGTGAAACCGCATTGCCAACAACGATGCGATCTGGATTTAAACTGAGGATGTGTTCGGGATCGAAGGACGAGAAAACCTCGACTCCACAATCGGCCAGGTAGGACTTCATCGGCTCGTACAAAACCTCCTCCGAACCGAAGACCTCATTGCCGAGCTTTTTGCAGGCTCCGGCCACCCCGCCCATGGCGGTCCCACCGACGCGTATGAAATAGAGTTTTTCGCCCACTTTCCCGAAGAGTATGACGTAGAATCAGGGCATGGTAACCACGCTCGCAATCGCCTCATTGCTAGCCATGAAGGTAGGTAATCCGTCCGCCGGAACAATCTACGACTTCACGATGAACAACATCGACGGCAAGCCCACTCCGCTCAAGAAATTCAAGGGCAAAGTCCTCCTCGTCGTGAACGTCGCCAGCAAGTGCGGCAACACGCCTCAGTACGCCGCTCTCGAAGCGCTGTACAAGAAGTATCACAAGGAAGGCTTGGTCGTCCTCGGCTTCCCGGCGAACAACTTTGGCGGCCAAGAGCCCGGCACCAATGAAGAGATCAAGACGTTCTGCACCTCCACCTATGACGTTTCGTTCCCGATGTTCAGCAAGATTTCGGTGAAGGGCGAGGACATCGCTCCACTGTACAAGTGGCTTCTGACCGAATCGAACAGCACCACCGATATCGACTGGAACTTCGCCAAGTTCGTTGTCAGCCGAGACGGAACCACGGTCAAGCGATATGCGGCGAAAACAAAGCCGGATAGCCCCGACGTGGTCGAGGCTATCGAAGCAGCTCTGAAAGAGAAGGCTTAGAACGTCATAAGATAATCAAGGTTGATGGTCGTCGGCTGTCAACCTTCTTTGTTTATGACCGAGCAGTTTGTTCTAACGTACAATAGGTAGGCAACGACCTTTTTGAGAAAGATCATGAGCTTCGATATCCCGCCAAACATTGAGCCCCAAGTGAAGGAATTTGCCCGGGCCCAGCACATTTCGGAAACCGAAGCACTCATTCGGCTAATCCAAGCGGGGCTCAGTGTGCAGAAAATCCCGCCACAGGAAACAGTGCGTCCTTCTTACGGATCGATGTTTGGCATTCTCAAAAATGGATATGGTTCGCCCGAGGCAGTCGATAAGGCAATCGACGAGATACGCGACGCATGGTAACTCTTGCTGGCAAGCGCGTTTACTTAGACACCAACACGATCATTTACGCACTTGAGGGCTTCTCCAGCTACGCGAATCTGAAAGCTGGTCTGCTGGAACCACTAGACGCGGGGGCGTTTGTGGCGGTTACAAGTGAGCTCACGATTGTAGAAACAGTCGTTGGCGCCCGAAAGGCCGGACAGGCAAGCCACGAATCGGTACTTCGAGCCTTCCTGTCTCCAACTAGCAATTTCATTATTGAACCAATCTCAATTGCAGTTCTTGAGAAAGTGATTGACCTTAGATCGCAATTTGGATTCAAAGTGCCAGACGCCATTCACCTGGCAACGGGCATTCTGACTGGTTGCGATGTGTTTGTTTCCAACGACTCAGCTTGGAGCAATGCAGGCGTTCAGGTCATCGACCCCTCAAATATTCGGCCATAAGTCGCGAGTACACGTGGTTGGGAGTAATTACTCAATCGATTTGGATATTCCAAAGCCGGGTAGCCCCGACGTGGTCGAGGCTATCGAAGCTGCGCTGAAAGAGAAGGCTTAGATTTTCCCTTCGCTAATCTCTCTCAGCATCTTCTTACTCAGTTCTGGGATCGGAGTACTCTTTTCAATCTTGTATTGAATGAGCTTCCATCCCAGGAATCCACCGACCGCCAGAAGCAGTCCCCAAATCCATAACGGCTTCGAGGGTTTCTCTTCCTGAGCCACTCGATTAGTGGCCGTCGTGATCGCCCCGACCTTGTCGGCTTTC
It includes:
- the infB gene encoding translation initiation factor IF-2, yielding MQTEVKKANMTSIAEIAKEFEIRPGQVFTVLNDLGLSHDGAAFDVDSDTMELVKEGCLDQLDKKAITLKPNSSPRDVAFALDVPQAEMQKSLIAKFRIMKAIGNPLTEEEARKIVEGYGFEYAVASAVAAKPKPKSAAPKPGEKILRPPVVTIMGHVDHGKTSLLDYIRKANVAAKEYGGITQHIGAYQVTLPEGVITFLDTPGHAAFTNMRARGAQVTDIAILVVAADDGIMPQTIEAIQHIQAANVPMIVAVNKIDKPGANPDRVLTQLTEHNVVPESYGGQTITANVSAMTGEGVPELLELILLQAEIMELKADPKGTLEGTVIEAKLEKGRGPVATLLIEEGTLHSGDALVVGNTFGRIKAMTDYLGEKMSEAGPSTPVEILGLNEVPAAGDKIEFFPDERSARIEAEGRVAKERARSLTSGGRGLTLRDLRNRMQDDGMRELNLIVKADVQGSVEAVKGMLEKVKNEEVEAKIILSGVGQITKADIDLAAASDSIVVGFNVKPEGEAKKEAEKRKVEIRTYTIIYELIEDIEAAVKGMLAPKFEEQFIGEAEIRLRMSFSKKGVIAGCYITEGKVMRGAKAKVYRGKDLIHDGDIVTLKHFKDDVREMNMGQECGMTFGDWEGFEEGDRVEAFEVVQVNA
- a CDS encoding serine hydrolase, encoding MNLDRLFAKMESHVVGGEVPGIVALVSHGDSVHQMAFGNVELDTIFRIASITKPVTAAVGMILVDDGKIGLDDSVEPWLPELANRQVLRDIGSELNDTVHANRPITFRDLQTFTFGFGSVMAMPGTYPIQKPIAEGNLGGDGPPRLSRAPGQDEFMRRLGALPLMHQPGERWLYNTGSDVLGILISRVSGMSLQDFMRERLFQPLGMADTGFSVPESKHHRLPALLWPNEGGLQVFDAAGSSSEIATPPAFQSGSGGLVSTASDYLSFCRMLLRKGQGVLSESSISMMMSDRLVPSQRIGGEIFFGDHSSWGFGGAICIGGEEPWQVPGRYGWDGGFGTSAYSDPSNDLCGVLMTQRMMTSPEPPKVFTDFWRCVYEGL
- a CDS encoding sigma-70 family RNA polymerase sigma factor produces the protein MTTTYALNEKETVRFNQLMDETYRKVYNMAYRLSGNRPDAEDLTQEAYYRAYRSFNDYEGDRPFENWIFRIVTRLYLDLLRNRRRRVQTVSYDNSIPAEVGGDTIHFEVADDGPSPEQQLIENAYSEPLQEALDALSPDQRELIELADVKQVPYTEIAEMLGAPVGTIRSRLHRTHKALRTKLEQARAQQALRGNRS
- a CDS encoding UDP-N-acetylmuramate--alanine ligase, coding for MGEKLYFIRVGGTAMGGVAGACKKLGNEVFGSEEVLYEPMKSYLADCGVEVFSSFDPEHILSLNPDRIVVGNAVSRGNEELEFALEHKLDLISLPELVAQQLIGKRTSVVIAGTHGKTTTTAMTANMLTVGELRPGFMIGGVPGNFSVSCLPAESDVFVIEGDEYDSAYYDKRSKFMHYRPDIAVVNNIEFDHADIFDDLEAIKKSFRLFIRLVPRNGLVLANGDDPVVAEVLKVACSPVETFGFGDSCFWRVVDLEESPEGSRFTVLRNGEKFGEFASPANGRFNALNMLVALVCGHRLGMPLDQLQSGAASYLPPKRRMQEKGTWRGALVIDDFGHHPTAIRETIDALIARYPNRRLIACFEPRTNTTTRRFYQQEIVDCFAKASGVAIGALDRPWRYSDSERLDLDWLRSQFKVPAFVLSLEQGKESDWGKYVRDWLEDVVQPGDLVVTFSNGDFGGLRAMMAE
- a CDS encoding redoxin domain-containing protein, translating into MKVGNPSAGTIYDFTMNNIDGKPTPLKKFKGKVLLVVNVASKCGNTPQYAALEALYKKYHKEGLVVLGFPANNFGGQEPGTNEEIKTFCTSTYDVSFPMFSKISVKGEDIAPLYKWLLTESNSTTDIDWNFAKFVVSRDGTTVKRYAAKTKPDSPDVVEAIEAALKEKA
- a CDS encoding PIN domain-containing protein, translating into MVTLAGKRVYLDTNTIIYALEGFSSYANLKAGLLEPLDAGAFVAVTSELTIVETVVGARKAGQASHESVLRAFLSPTSNFIIEPISIAVLEKVIDLRSQFGFKVPDAIHLATGILTGCDVFVSNDSAWSNAGVQVIDPSNIRP